One window of the Shewanella litorisediminis genome contains the following:
- the gcvT gene encoding glycine cleavage system aminomethyltransferase GcvT, with amino-acid sequence MANKTVLFSKHLESNAKMVDFHGWDMPLNYGSQIEEHHAVRRDAGMFDVSHMTVVDVEGADARAFLRKLLANDIAKLTVPGKALYGGMLNHDGGVIDDLITYYLSDTQYRVVVNSATREKDLAWIGEQAKGFDVTITERPELAMIAVQGPNAKAKAATVFTAEQNAAIEGMKPFFGKQAGSLFIATTGYTGEAGYEIIVPEAEAEALWQALLDAGVQPCGLGARDTLRLEAGMNLYGQDMDESVNPLAANMGWTIAWEPADRDFIGREALEAIKAKGSDKLVGLVMEEKGVLRHDMPVFFTDANGVEHQGVITSGTFSPTLGYSIAMARVPGAIGDTAEVEMRKKRVTVRVIAPSFVRNGKQAF; translated from the coding sequence ATGGCTAATAAAACTGTACTCTTTAGCAAGCACCTGGAATCGAACGCCAAGATGGTGGACTTCCACGGCTGGGATATGCCCCTCAACTATGGCTCCCAAATCGAAGAGCACCATGCCGTGCGCCGTGACGCCGGTATGTTCGACGTATCTCACATGACTGTGGTGGACGTTGAAGGTGCCGATGCCCGCGCTTTCCTGCGCAAACTGCTGGCTAACGACATTGCCAAACTGACCGTTCCCGGCAAAGCCCTCTACGGCGGCATGCTGAACCACGACGGCGGCGTCATCGACGACCTCATCACCTACTATCTCAGCGATACCCAATACCGCGTGGTAGTTAACTCTGCGACCCGCGAAAAAGATCTGGCGTGGATTGGCGAACAGGCCAAAGGCTTCGACGTTACCATCACCGAGCGTCCTGAACTGGCCATGATTGCCGTGCAGGGTCCTAACGCCAAGGCCAAAGCCGCCACCGTATTTACCGCCGAGCAAAACGCCGCCATCGAAGGCATGAAGCCTTTCTTCGGCAAGCAGGCCGGCAGCCTCTTTATTGCTACCACAGGTTACACCGGCGAAGCCGGTTACGAGATTATCGTGCCTGAAGCCGAAGCCGAGGCCCTGTGGCAAGCCCTGCTGGATGCCGGTGTGCAGCCATGTGGTCTGGGTGCCCGTGATACCCTGCGTCTGGAAGCCGGTATGAACCTCTACGGTCAGGACATGGACGAAAGCGTCAACCCACTGGCCGCCAACATGGGCTGGACCATTGCATGGGAACCGGCGGATCGCGACTTTATCGGCCGTGAAGCATTGGAAGCCATCAAGGCCAAGGGCAGCGACAAATTAGTCGGTCTGGTGATGGAAGAGAAGGGCGTTCTGCGCCATGATATGCCAGTGTTTTTTACCGACGCCAATGGCGTTGAGCACCAGGGCGTGATCACCAGCGGTACATTCTCACCCACTTTGGGCTATTCTATCGCGATGGCTCGCGTACCCGGC